The Cervus canadensis isolate Bull #8, Minnesota chromosome X, ASM1932006v1, whole genome shotgun sequence genome contains a region encoding:
- the LOC122434719 gene encoding LOW QUALITY PROTEIN: tetratricopeptide repeat protein 17-like (The sequence of the model RefSeq protein was modified relative to this genomic sequence to represent the inferred CDS: inserted 1 base in 1 codon): MAVAVGVRXCSGPGWFLSLSALLSVAARGAFATTHWVVTEDGKTQQQVDSPMNLKHPHDLVILMRQETTVNYLKELEKQLVAQKIHIEENEDRDTGLEQRHNKEDPDCIKAKVPSGDLDLYDGTYITLESKDISPEDYIDTESPVPPDPEQPDCTKILELPYSIHAFQHLRGVQERVNLSAPLLPKEDPIFTYLSKRLGRSIDDIGHLIHEGLQKNSSSWVLYNMASFYWRIKNEPYQVVECAMRALHFSSRHNKDIALVNLANVLHRGHFSADAAVVVHAALDDSDFFTSYYTLGNIYAMLGEYNHSVLCYDHALQAKPGFEQAIKRKHAVLCQQKLEQKLEAQHRSLQRTLNESNEYQKQHDHYLRQQEILEKHRLIQEEQILRNIIHETQMAKQAQLGNHPICRLVNQQHSLHCQWDQPVRYHRGDNFENVDYVQFGEDSSTSSMMSVNSDVQTNQSDISDLVQSSPVAHSVLWIWGRDSNAYRDKQHILWPKRADCAESYPRVPVGGELPTYFLPPENKGLRIHELNSDDYSSEEEAQTPDCSITDIRKSQTLSYLVKELEVRMDLKAKMPDDHARKILLSRINNYTIPEEEIGSFLFHAINQPNAPVWLTLNEAGLYWRAVGNSTFAIACLQRALNLAPLQYQDVPLVNLANLLIHYGLHLDATKLLLQALAISSSEPLTFLSLGNAYLALKNISGALEVFRQALKLTTKCPECENSLKLIRCMQFYPFLYNITSSVCSVILFIDGCFAKFH, from the exons atGGCGGTGGCAGTGGGGGTCC GGTGCTCCGGTCCAggctggttcctcagcctttccGCCTTGCTGAGTGTGGCAGCTCGAGGGGCCTTCGCCACCACGCACTGGGTCGTCACGGAGGACGGGAAGACCCAGCAGCAGGTGGATTCACCTATGAACTTGAAGCATCCCCATGACTTAGTCATATTAATgagacaagaaacaacagttaactACCTCAAAGAACTGGAGAAGCAATTAGTTGCTCAAAAAATCCACATAGAAGAGAATGAGGACAGAGATACAGGACTGGAACAGAGACATAATAAAGAGGATCCAGACTGCATCAAAGCCAAGGTGCCCTCAGGGGACCTAGACCTATATGATGGCACATACATAACTTTGGAGAGCAAAGATATCAGCCCTGAAGATTATATAGACACAGAATCTCCTGTCCCTCCAGACCCTGAGCAACCTGATTGTACTAAAATTCTAGAGCTTCCATATAGTATACATGCTTTTCAGCACTTGCGAGGTGTACAAGAGAGAGTTAATCTTTCTGCACCTCTACTACCTAAAGAAGATCCAATCTTCACGTATTTATCTAAACGATTAGGAAGGAGTATAGATGACATAGGTCACCTCATTCATGAAGGCCTGCAGAAGAACTCTTCCTCATGGGTACTATATAACATGGCTTCATTTTACTGGAGAATAAAGAATGAGCCATATCAAGTAGTGGAATGTGCCATGAGAGCTCTTCACTTCTCATCCAGGCACAATAAAGACATTGCCCTGGTCAACCTGGCGAACGTTCTGCACAGAGGGCACTTCTCTGCCGACGCTGCTGTCGTGGTCCATGCAGCTCTGGACGACAGTGACTTCTTCACTAGCTACTACACTTTAGGAAACATATATGCAATGCTTGGGGAGTATAACCACTCAGTGCTCTGTTACGACCATGCTTTACAGGCCAAACCTGGGTTTGAGCAAGCCATAAAGAGGAAGCATGCTGTCCTGTGTCAGCAAAAACTTGAGCAGAAATTGGAAGCGCAACATAGATCCCTCCAGCGAACACTGAATGAGTCGAACGAGTATCAAAAGCAACATGACCACTACCTGAGACAGCAGGAAATCCTAGAAAAACATAGGCTGATTCAGGAAGAGCAGATCCTAAGAAATATCATCCATGAGACACAGATGGCAAAACAGGCACAATTAGGAAATCATCCGATATGCCGTCTGGTCAACCAGCAGCATAGTTTACATTGCCAGTGGGACCAACCTGTGCGCTACCATCGTGGTGATAACTTTGAAAATGTGGACTATGTCCAGTTTGGTGAAGATTCCTCAACCTCCAGTATGATGTCTGTGAACTCTGATGTTCAAACAAATCAGAGTGATATCAGTGATTTGGTCCAGTCTTCTCCTGTAGCCCATTCTGTTCTCTGGATCTGGGGCAGGGACTCTAATGCATATAGGGACAAGCAGCATATTCTGTGGCCTAAAAGAGCTGATTGTGCAGAAAGCTATCCTAGAGTCCCCGTTGGTGGGGAATTGCCAACGTATTTTCTGCCTCCGGAAAACAAAGGACTCAGGATCCACGAACTCAACAGTGATGATTATTCTTCAGAAGAAGAGGCCCAAACCCCTGACTGTTCCATAACTGACATCAGAAAAAGCCAGACCCTGTCCTACTTAGTCAAAGAATTAGAGGTCCGCATGGATCTGAAAGCCAAAATGCCAGATGACCATGCACGAAAAATTTTGCTTTCCCGTATTAATAACTATActatcccagaagaagaaattgGGTCTTTCTTATTTCATGCTATTAACCAGCCTAATGCTCCTGTCTGGCTGACCCTCAATGAAGCTGGACTCTACTGGAGAGCGGTAGGAAATAGCACTTTTGCTATTGCTTGTCTTCAGAGGGCTTTGAATTTGGCCCCCCTTCAATACCAGGACGTTCCTCTTGTGAACTTGGCCAACCTTTTGATTCACTATGGCCTTCATCTTGACGCCACCAAACTGCTACTTCAAGCTTTGGCCATCAGTAGCTCTGAGCCCCTGACCTTTTTGAGCCTGGGAAATGCTTACCTCGCTCTGAAGAATATCAGTGGGGCACTTGAGGTGTTTAGACAGGCTTTGAAATTAACTACCAAATGCCCCGAGTGTGAGAACAGCCTGAAGCTGATCCGCTGTATGCAGTTTTATCCCTTTCTGTACAACATCACCTCTTCTGTCTGCAGTGTAATCCTATTTATTGATGGTTGCTTTGCCAAGTTCCATTGA